One Kribbella sp. NBC_00662 genomic region harbors:
- a CDS encoding Gfo/Idh/MocA family protein, whose translation MNDQRLRVGVVGLGFAGRTALEAFSELPDVEVVALAGLEKDILTSLGEKHGVPHLYEKWEDLLETEGLEAVSIGTPTQLHAPIALKALEKGLHVLSEKPLARTVAEGTAMVEASKKAGRVLKVVFNHRERGDVAALKHQIDEGQLGRIYYAKAHWMRRNGIPGMGGWFTNRELSGGGPLIDLGVHILDLALHLLGEPQVTTVSADTFAELGPRGKGSASSPDRPTVDTLGSKFEVEDLATAYLRLKGGGALQLETSWATFRAPGDNFGIELFGTEGGAKIEVQNYTTVDTLRIFTDVAGVPAEVKPATGAGLGHRAVVREFVRIVKSGDWDGQNGSEALLRTEVIDACYASAKAGREVVLHD comes from the coding sequence GTGAACGATCAAAGACTGCGGGTCGGAGTTGTCGGGCTGGGCTTCGCCGGGCGGACGGCGCTCGAGGCGTTCTCCGAGCTGCCCGATGTCGAGGTGGTCGCGCTGGCGGGCCTCGAGAAGGACATCCTGACCAGCCTGGGCGAGAAGCACGGCGTGCCGCATCTCTACGAGAAGTGGGAGGACCTGCTCGAGACCGAGGGCCTGGAAGCGGTCAGCATCGGTACGCCGACGCAGCTGCACGCCCCGATCGCGCTGAAGGCGCTCGAAAAGGGCCTGCACGTGCTGTCCGAGAAGCCGCTGGCCCGGACGGTGGCCGAGGGTACGGCGATGGTCGAGGCCTCGAAGAAGGCCGGCCGGGTGCTGAAGGTCGTCTTCAACCACCGCGAGCGCGGTGACGTCGCGGCGCTGAAGCACCAGATCGACGAGGGCCAGCTCGGCCGGATCTACTACGCGAAGGCGCACTGGATGCGCCGCAACGGCATCCCGGGCATGGGCGGCTGGTTCACCAACCGTGAGCTGTCCGGTGGCGGTCCGCTGATCGACCTCGGCGTACACATCCTCGACCTGGCGCTGCACCTGCTCGGTGAGCCGCAGGTCACCACGGTCTCGGCGGACACGTTCGCCGAGCTCGGTCCGCGCGGCAAGGGCAGTGCCAGTTCGCCGGACCGGCCGACGGTCGACACGCTCGGCTCCAAGTTCGAGGTGGAGGACCTGGCGACGGCGTACCTGCGGCTGAAGGGCGGCGGCGCGCTGCAGCTGGAGACCAGTTGGGCGACGTTCCGGGCGCCGGGCGACAACTTCGGGATCGAGCTGTTCGGCACCGAGGGCGGCGCGAAGATCGAGGTGCAGAACTACACCACCGTCGACACGCTGCGGATCTTCACCGACGTGGCCGGCGTGCCGGCCGAGGTGAAGCCCGCGACCGGGGCCGGGCTCGGCCACCGGGCGGTGGTGCGGGAGTTCGTCCGGATCGTCAAGAGCGGCGACTGGGACGGTCAGAACGGGTCCGAGGCGCTGCTGCGGACCGAGGTCATCGACGCCTGCTACGCCTCGGCGAAGGCGGGACGAGAGGTTGTGCTGCATGACTGA
- a CDS encoding ThuA domain-containing protein has protein sequence MTEPIRVTVWGENVHEGRDESVRKVYPDTMHGTIAAALRAKLGEDVVVRTATLQDPEHGLTEEVLADTDVLTWWGHAAHGDVDDAIVERVQQHVLSGMGLIALHSAHFSKIFIKLMGTTCSLDWRAENDRELIWTVAAGHPIAQGIPHPLVIEREEMYGELFDIPQPDELVFVSSFTGGEVFRSGCCYRRGQGRVFYFRPGDQEYPTYHQPEVQQILANAAKWAAPVVPRQLPTVHHRKDIGWFEKA, from the coding sequence ATGACTGAACCCATTCGCGTCACCGTCTGGGGCGAGAACGTCCACGAAGGCCGGGACGAGTCCGTCCGCAAGGTGTACCCCGACACGATGCACGGGACGATCGCGGCCGCGCTGCGCGCCAAGCTGGGCGAGGACGTCGTCGTACGCACCGCGACGCTGCAGGACCCGGAGCACGGCCTGACCGAGGAGGTGCTCGCGGACACCGACGTACTCACCTGGTGGGGGCACGCCGCTCACGGCGACGTCGACGACGCGATCGTCGAGCGGGTCCAGCAGCACGTGCTGTCCGGCATGGGCCTGATCGCGCTGCACTCCGCGCATTTCAGCAAGATCTTCATCAAGCTGATGGGGACGACGTGCTCGCTGGACTGGCGCGCCGAGAACGACCGCGAGCTGATCTGGACGGTCGCTGCCGGCCACCCGATCGCACAGGGCATCCCGCACCCGCTAGTGATCGAGCGCGAGGAGATGTACGGCGAGCTGTTCGACATCCCGCAGCCGGACGAGCTGGTCTTCGTCAGCTCGTTCACCGGCGGCGAGGTGTTCCGCTCCGGCTGCTGCTACCGCCGCGGCCAGGGCCGGGTCTTCTACTTCCGCCCCGGTGACCAGGAGTACCCGACGTACCACCAGCCCGAGGTCCAGCAGATCCTCGCGAACGCCGCCAAGTGGGCCGCGCCGGTCGTCCCGCGCCAGCTGCCGACGGTGCACCACCGCAAGGACATCGGCTGGTTCGAGAAGGCCTGA
- a CDS encoding phosphomannomutase/phosphoglucomutase, translating to MVDVAAIFKAYDVRGVVPDQLDESVARATGAAFVEVLDVLAGPGAVVIGYDMRPSSPGLAAAFAEGVTSTGADVIDIGLASTDQLYFASGRLDLPGAMFTASHNPAKYNGIKMCRPGAAPVGADSGLRDIADLVAKALTEGPSTSAAAGHVTRRDLLTAYADHLHDLVDLSGIRPLTVVVDAGNGMGGHTVPAVFAAGPVTIVPMYFELDGNFPNHEANPLDPKNLVDLQAKVRETGADLGLAFDGDADRCFVVDEKGDPISPSAITGAVAVRELAKHPGSTILHNLITSKAVPELIAEHGGVPVRTRVGHSNIKQKMAETDAVFGGEHSAHYYFRDFWRADTGMLAALHVLAALGEQDKPASELFAEYERYVASGEINNKVADAAATVAAIEDTYSGLDGVTVDHLDGLTVSAGQWWFNVRASNTEPLLRLNVEAADRSEMERVRDEVLALITGASVEEN from the coding sequence ATGGTTGACGTTGCGGCGATCTTCAAGGCGTACGACGTGCGTGGGGTCGTCCCGGACCAGTTGGACGAATCCGTGGCCCGGGCGACCGGCGCCGCGTTCGTCGAGGTCCTGGACGTCCTCGCGGGTCCGGGGGCGGTCGTGATCGGGTACGACATGCGACCGTCCAGCCCCGGCCTGGCAGCGGCATTCGCCGAGGGGGTGACCAGCACCGGCGCGGATGTGATCGACATCGGCCTGGCCTCCACCGACCAGTTGTACTTCGCCTCCGGCCGGCTCGACCTGCCCGGCGCGATGTTCACCGCGAGCCACAACCCGGCGAAGTACAACGGCATCAAGATGTGCCGCCCGGGCGCCGCGCCGGTCGGCGCCGACTCGGGTCTGCGCGACATCGCCGACCTGGTCGCGAAGGCCCTGACCGAAGGCCCGTCGACCAGCGCCGCGGCGGGACATGTCACCCGCAGGGACCTGCTCACGGCCTACGCCGACCACCTGCACGACCTGGTCGACCTGAGCGGGATCCGGCCGCTCACCGTGGTCGTCGACGCCGGCAACGGTATGGGCGGCCACACCGTCCCGGCCGTGTTCGCCGCCGGCCCGGTGACGATCGTCCCGATGTACTTCGAGCTCGACGGCAACTTCCCGAACCACGAGGCCAATCCGCTCGACCCGAAGAACCTGGTCGACCTGCAAGCCAAGGTCCGCGAGACCGGCGCCGACCTCGGGCTCGCGTTCGACGGCGACGCCGACCGGTGTTTCGTGGTCGACGAGAAGGGCGACCCGATCTCGCCGAGCGCGATCACCGGCGCGGTCGCCGTCCGGGAGCTGGCCAAGCACCCCGGCTCGACGATCCTGCACAACCTGATCACCTCCAAGGCGGTCCCGGAGCTGATCGCCGAGCACGGCGGCGTCCCGGTCCGGACCCGGGTCGGGCACTCGAACATCAAGCAGAAGATGGCCGAGACCGACGCGGTGTTCGGCGGCGAGCACTCCGCGCACTACTACTTCCGCGACTTCTGGCGGGCCGACACCGGCATGCTGGCCGCGTTGCACGTGCTGGCCGCGCTGGGTGAGCAGGACAAGCCGGCCAGCGAGCTGTTCGCCGAGTACGAGCGGTACGTCGCGTCCGGCGAGATCAACAACAAGGTCGCCGACGCGGCGGCGACGGTCGCGGCGATCGAAGATACGTATTCTGGGCTCGACGGCGTGACCGTCGACCATCTGGACGGGTTGACGGTGTCGGCGGGACAGTGGTGGTTCAACGTCCGTGCGTCGAACACGGAACCGTTGCTGCGGCTGAACGTCGAGGCCGCGGACCGGTCCGAGATGGAGCGTGTCCGTGACGAAGTACTGGCCCTGATCACCGGCGCATCGGTGGAGGAGAACTGA
- a CDS encoding Trm112 family protein — MAVNLDPDLLSILVCPKCRSEFRVDDEANELVCTNASCALAYPVRDDIPVLLIDEARDTRETAATES; from the coding sequence ATGGCAGTCAATCTGGACCCGGACCTGCTGAGCATCCTGGTCTGCCCGAAGTGCCGGTCGGAGTTCCGCGTGGACGACGAGGCGAACGAGCTCGTCTGCACGAACGCGTCGTGCGCGCTGGCCTACCCGGTGCGTGACGACATCCCGGTGCTGCTGATCGACGAAGCCCGGGACACCAGGGAAACGGCCGCGACAGAGAGCTGA
- a CDS encoding SIS domain-containing protein → MSVFDDTRLDDPATLQAADHLLRRLAMAGARVRAELEASEDVLSNLTSDGFRPRAVVAAGRDARLVRAVLEPVCPVPFLAWPGPGLPGWAGPLDMVVVLGGANEDADAVSAAAEAVRRGCGLLVAAPEDSPVAIASAGLRHAIRLPSQSDDQLASAVAVLQALHQLDLGPEVDHKSVASMLDDVAIECSPNNDVASNPAKDLALILADALPLVWGGSVLAARAARRVVEALRLASGRPALAADTGHLLPVLNQPPRDLFADPFDKPAELRPALVILDDGVEDEGVAEHHRKLERKAEAHDVRVFTVRQASGTDIARYAALTQHGRYAAAYLGIGLGRYGRATDTDPVEPGIPSEDPAW, encoded by the coding sequence ATGAGCGTCTTCGACGACACCCGGCTGGACGACCCGGCCACCCTCCAGGCGGCAGACCACCTGCTCCGCCGCCTGGCCATGGCCGGAGCTCGCGTCCGGGCCGAGCTGGAAGCGTCCGAGGACGTGCTGTCCAATCTGACGTCGGACGGCTTCCGCCCGCGCGCAGTAGTGGCCGCGGGCCGTGACGCCCGCCTGGTCCGCGCCGTGCTGGAGCCGGTCTGCCCGGTCCCGTTCCTCGCCTGGCCAGGTCCAGGACTGCCCGGCTGGGCCGGTCCGCTCGACATGGTCGTCGTGCTCGGCGGAGCCAATGAGGACGCCGACGCGGTCTCGGCAGCAGCCGAAGCGGTACGGCGTGGTTGCGGGCTGCTCGTGGCCGCGCCGGAGGACTCGCCGGTGGCGATCGCCTCGGCCGGACTGCGGCACGCGATCCGGCTCCCGTCCCAGTCCGACGACCAGCTCGCCTCTGCGGTCGCCGTACTGCAGGCGCTTCACCAGCTGGACCTCGGTCCGGAGGTGGACCACAAGTCCGTCGCGTCGATGCTGGACGACGTCGCGATCGAGTGCTCGCCGAACAACGACGTAGCGTCCAACCCGGCCAAGGACCTTGCGCTGATCCTCGCCGACGCGCTGCCGTTGGTGTGGGGTGGTTCGGTCCTCGCAGCGCGCGCAGCTCGCCGTGTGGTCGAGGCGCTCCGGCTGGCGAGCGGCCGGCCCGCTCTGGCTGCCGACACCGGGCACCTGCTGCCGGTGCTCAACCAGCCGCCGCGAGACCTGTTCGCGGACCCGTTCGACAAGCCTGCGGAGCTGCGGCCCGCGCTGGTCATCCTGGACGACGGCGTGGAGGACGAGGGCGTCGCCGAGCACCACCGCAAGCTCGAGCGGAAGGCCGAAGCCCACGACGTCCGTGTGTTCACGGTCCGGCAGGCCAGCGGCACGGACATCGCGCGGTACGCCGCTCTGACGCAGCACGGTCGCTACGCCGCGGCGTACCTCGGGATCGGCCTCGGCCGCTACGGCAGGGCGACCGACACCGACCCGGTCGAGCCAGGGATCCCCTCGGAGGACCCAGCGTGGTAG
- the manA gene encoding mannose-6-phosphate isomerase, class I — translation MVVPLQNTIRDYAWGSETALPELLGVAPDGKPQAEMWMGAHESAPSVLPNGDTLYDVVSDDPAAVLGEETAERFEGRFPFLAKLLAAGQPLSIQAHPSRDQAIDRYQRDEAAGIPHDAADRNYKDAWPKPEILIALGPFDALVGFRPLDRTIALLEALAPTGFGELTDRLRDGKLREAFTDFMSADRDAIRPLVGALGEAVAQYTGDAFELERETLSKLCADFPDDPGVLAALLLNRVRLERFDAVYLPAGNVHAYLHGLGFEVMANSDNVLRGGLTSKHVDVPELVSVVDFEPLTDPVLTATPDGVYETGCEYFAIHRVDLDGGERTVDGVGPRIVCCVAGTIDAAGKESVVTPVTLSAGQSAFAAGPEGPCILRGSGTAFVVSAR, via the coding sequence GTGGTAGTCCCACTGCAGAACACGATCCGCGACTACGCGTGGGGCTCGGAGACCGCGCTCCCCGAGCTGCTCGGGGTGGCGCCGGACGGCAAGCCCCAGGCCGAGATGTGGATGGGCGCGCACGAGTCGGCCCCGTCGGTGCTGCCGAACGGCGACACGCTGTACGACGTCGTGTCGGACGACCCGGCCGCGGTGCTCGGGGAGGAGACGGCCGAGCGGTTCGAGGGCCGGTTCCCGTTCCTGGCGAAGCTGTTGGCGGCGGGGCAGCCGTTGTCGATCCAGGCGCATCCGTCCCGGGACCAGGCGATCGACCGGTACCAGCGGGACGAGGCGGCCGGGATTCCTCACGACGCCGCGGACCGGAACTACAAGGACGCCTGGCCGAAGCCGGAGATCCTGATCGCGCTCGGTCCGTTCGACGCGTTGGTCGGCTTCCGTCCGCTGGACCGGACGATCGCGCTGCTCGAGGCGCTGGCGCCGACCGGGTTCGGCGAGCTGACCGACCGGCTGCGGGACGGGAAGCTTCGCGAGGCGTTCACCGACTTCATGAGCGCCGACCGGGACGCGATCCGTCCGCTGGTCGGTGCGCTCGGCGAGGCGGTTGCGCAGTACACCGGGGACGCGTTCGAGCTGGAGCGGGAGACGCTGTCGAAGTTGTGCGCGGACTTCCCGGACGACCCCGGCGTACTCGCGGCCCTGCTGCTGAACCGGGTCCGCCTGGAGCGGTTCGACGCGGTGTACCTGCCGGCGGGCAACGTGCATGCGTACCTGCACGGCCTCGGGTTCGAGGTGATGGCGAACTCCGACAACGTGCTGCGTGGCGGGCTGACGAGCAAGCACGTCGACGTACCCGAGCTGGTCTCGGTGGTCGACTTCGAGCCGCTGACCGATCCGGTGCTGACGGCGACTCCCGATGGTGTCTACGAGACAGGGTGTGAGTACTTCGCGATCCACCGGGTGGATCTCGATGGGGGTGAGCGGACCGTCGACGGGGTCGGGCCCCGGATCGTCTGCTGTGTCGCGGGCACGATCGATGCTGCGGGCAAAGAATCCGTTGTGACCCCGGTGACACTGTCCGCGGGTCAGTCCGCTTTCGCCGCGGGACCCGAAGGACCCTGTATCTTGCGTGGTTCCGGCACGGCGTTCGTCGTGTCCGCGCGCTGA
- a CDS encoding cation diffusion facilitator family transporter — MAGGGNKAVVAALLANTGIAVTKFAAWALTQSASMLAEAIHSLADAGNQVLLLVGSQRAKRAADELHQFGFGRERYVYSFIVSIVLFSVGGLFALYEGYHKVHDPHGIDSWKWVPVAVLVLAIGMESFSFRTAIVEANKLRGHVPWVRFVRNARAPELPVILLEDFAALTGLVLALIGVVLTLATGNGVFDGLGSMAIGALLVCVAIFLAIEMKSLLLGESATRESQDRIVAAIENTPGVQRLIHIKTLHLGPEEVLVAAKVGVEPTTDAAVVAETIDAAERAIRAAEPMSQHIYLEPDVFDENHVPDARPAVPEAPSH; from the coding sequence ATGGCTGGTGGCGGAAACAAGGCCGTTGTCGCGGCTTTGCTGGCGAACACCGGGATCGCGGTCACCAAGTTCGCCGCCTGGGCACTGACCCAGTCGGCGTCGATGCTGGCCGAGGCGATCCATTCGCTCGCCGACGCGGGCAACCAGGTGCTGTTGCTGGTCGGCAGCCAGCGGGCCAAGCGGGCCGCGGACGAGTTGCACCAGTTCGGGTTCGGCCGGGAGCGGTACGTCTACTCGTTCATCGTGTCGATCGTGCTGTTCAGCGTCGGCGGTCTGTTCGCGCTGTACGAGGGCTACCACAAGGTGCACGACCCGCACGGGATCGACAGCTGGAAGTGGGTTCCGGTCGCGGTGCTGGTGCTGGCGATCGGGATGGAGAGCTTCTCGTTCCGGACCGCGATCGTCGAGGCGAACAAGCTGCGCGGGCACGTCCCGTGGGTCCGCTTCGTCCGGAACGCGCGGGCGCCGGAGCTGCCGGTCATCCTGCTGGAGGACTTCGCCGCGCTCACCGGTCTGGTGCTGGCGCTGATCGGCGTCGTCCTGACCCTTGCCACCGGCAACGGTGTGTTCGACGGTCTGGGCTCGATGGCGATCGGCGCGCTGCTGGTCTGTGTGGCGATCTTCCTCGCGATCGAGATGAAGTCGCTGCTGCTCGGCGAGTCCGCGACCCGTGAGTCCCAGGACCGCATCGTGGCCGCGATCGAGAACACGCCCGGTGTCCAGCGCCTGATCCACATCAAGACTCTGCACCTCGGTCCGGAGGAGGTGCTCGTCGCCGCCAAGGTCGGTGTCGAGCCGACCACCGATGCGGCCGTCGTCGCCGAGACCATCGACGCGGCCGAACGCGCCATCCGCGCGGCCGAGCCGATGAGCCAGCACATCTACCTCGAGCCCGACGTCTTCGACGAGAACCACGTCCCCGACGCCCGCCCCGCCGTACCCGAGGCTCCCTCGCACTAA
- a CDS encoding MerR family transcriptional regulator produces the protein MRITEAARQLGTTPRMLRYREALGLLPRSRSVHTAQRQYDDRDLAAVQLALDLERRYDVTPAALAFALRALAEPSVAADIRNLGYRTGRLTAPPTQAQIDRDRALRWLGRSGVLPPKPR, from the coding sequence ATGCGCATCACCGAGGCCGCTCGCCAGCTGGGTACCACTCCACGCATGCTGCGCTACCGGGAGGCGCTCGGGTTGCTCCCACGGTCCCGGTCCGTGCACACGGCCCAGCGCCAGTACGACGACCGCGACCTGGCCGCCGTACAGCTCGCGCTGGACCTCGAACGCCGGTACGACGTGACGCCGGCCGCGCTGGCGTTCGCCCTCCGCGCCCTCGCCGAGCCGTCCGTGGCCGCCGACATCCGCAACCTCGGCTACCGCACCGGCCGCCTCACCGCACCCCCGACGCAGGCCCAGATCGACCGCGACCGAGCCCTCCGATGGCTGGGCCGCAGTGGAGTGCTGCCGCCCAAACCGCGCTGA
- the ahcY gene encoding adenosylhomocysteinase → MTFDYKVADLGLAEFGRKEIRLAEHEMPGLMAMRKQYGDSKPLSGARIMGSLHMTIQTAVLIETLTALGAEVRWVSCNIFSTQDHAAAAVVVGPDGSADAPAGVPVFAWKGETLEEYWWCTEQALTWPGADGPNMILDDGGDATMLVHKGTEFEKAGAVPDPSTADSEEYGVVLKLLTRTLAESPSKWTTIGQGIKGVTEETTTGVHRLYEMHKAGALLFPAINVNDSVTKSKFDNKYGCRHSLIDGINRATDVLIGGKVAVVCGYGDVGKGCSESLRGQGARVIVTEIDPICALQAAMDGYQVSTMDDVVGIGDIFVTTTGNKDVITADHMAAMKHQAIVGNIGHFDNEIDMAGLYKTPGVERINIKPQVDEFRFPDGHTIIILSEGRLLNLGNATGHPSFVMSNSFTNQVLAQIELFVKTAEYPTDVYVLPKHLDEMVARLHLDALGVKLTELSKEQAAYLGVPVEGPYKSEHYRY, encoded by the coding sequence ATGACCTTCGACTACAAGGTGGCGGACCTCGGCCTGGCCGAGTTCGGACGCAAGGAGATCCGGCTGGCCGAGCACGAGATGCCCGGCTTGATGGCGATGCGTAAGCAGTACGGCGACAGCAAGCCGCTGTCCGGGGCCCGGATCATGGGCTCGTTGCACATGACGATCCAGACCGCGGTGCTGATCGAGACGCTGACCGCGCTCGGCGCCGAGGTGCGTTGGGTCTCCTGCAACATCTTCTCCACCCAGGACCACGCCGCGGCCGCGGTCGTCGTGGGCCCGGACGGTTCGGCCGACGCCCCCGCCGGTGTCCCGGTGTTCGCCTGGAAGGGCGAGACGCTGGAGGAGTACTGGTGGTGCACCGAGCAGGCGCTGACCTGGCCGGGTGCTGACGGCCCGAACATGATTCTCGACGACGGCGGCGACGCCACGATGCTCGTCCACAAGGGCACCGAGTTCGAGAAGGCCGGCGCCGTACCGGACCCGTCGACCGCCGACTCCGAGGAGTACGGCGTCGTCCTGAAGCTGCTGACCCGCACGCTGGCCGAGTCGCCGTCGAAGTGGACCACGATCGGTCAGGGCATCAAGGGTGTCACCGAGGAGACCACCACCGGCGTGCACCGGCTGTACGAGATGCACAAGGCCGGCGCGCTGCTGTTCCCGGCGATCAACGTGAACGACTCGGTGACCAAGTCGAAGTTCGACAACAAGTACGGCTGCCGGCACTCGCTGATCGACGGCATCAACCGCGCCACCGACGTACTGATCGGCGGCAAGGTCGCGGTCGTCTGCGGGTACGGCGATGTCGGCAAGGGCTGCTCGGAGTCGCTGCGCGGCCAGGGCGCCCGGGTGATCGTGACCGAGATCGACCCGATCTGCGCGCTGCAGGCCGCGATGGACGGCTACCAGGTGAGCACGATGGACGACGTCGTCGGCATCGGTGACATCTTCGTCACCACCACCGGCAACAAGGACGTCATCACCGCCGACCACATGGCGGCGATGAAGCACCAGGCGATCGTCGGTAACATCGGCCACTTCGACAACGAGATCGACATGGCCGGTCTGTACAAGACCCCGGGTGTCGAGCGGATCAACATCAAGCCGCAGGTCGACGAGTTCCGGTTCCCTGACGGCCACACGATCATCATCCTGTCGGAGGGACGCCTGCTGAACCTGGGCAACGCGACCGGCCACCCGTCGTTCGTGATGTCGAACTCGTTCACCAACCAGGTCCTGGCCCAGATCGAGCTCTTCGTGAAGACCGCGGAGTACCCGACCGACGTCTACGTCCTCCCGAAGCACCTGGACGAGATGGTCGCCCGCCTCCACCTGGACGCGCTGGGCGTGAAGCTGACCGAGCTCTCCAAGGAGCAGGCGGCGTACCTCGGCGTACCGGTCGAAGGCCCGTACAAGTCGGAGCACTACCGCTACTGA
- a CDS encoding RDD family protein translates to MSQLVTGEAVVLQVRIARMPTRALACAIDVALQGVVLVVLISLLAGFLLGSESSEALAVALIFIVVLLVAVGYRVVMETLTRGRTIGKMVLGLKVVRDDGSSIRFRHALVRTLMWFFVDFAPWFAACPGIVASLMNKQGKRIGDMVAGTVVIRERHQPMASPPLFVPGHLVQWAQSLELSRLSDDLANAARDYLARYTELLPGPQIALGEALAAKMAAVTAPAPPAPIIAPAYLSAILAERRRRELIRLSTHRPTPTGPFANPSYAIPAGPFTPPSPYGPQAPIPAPAPFIPPPPPPGPRPATVNAQGWATPGSNESQWS, encoded by the coding sequence GTGTCTCAGCTGGTCACCGGCGAAGCGGTCGTCCTCCAGGTGCGGATCGCGCGGATGCCGACGCGGGCGCTGGCGTGTGCGATCGACGTGGCGCTGCAGGGCGTCGTACTGGTGGTGCTCATCTCTTTGCTGGCCGGATTCCTGCTCGGGAGCGAGTCCAGTGAGGCGCTGGCGGTCGCGCTGATCTTCATCGTCGTACTGCTCGTGGCGGTCGGCTACCGGGTCGTGATGGAGACGCTGACCCGTGGGCGGACCATCGGCAAGATGGTGCTCGGGCTGAAGGTGGTGCGCGACGACGGCAGCTCGATCCGGTTCCGGCACGCGCTGGTGCGGACTCTGATGTGGTTCTTCGTCGATTTCGCGCCGTGGTTCGCGGCGTGTCCGGGGATCGTGGCGAGCCTGATGAACAAGCAGGGCAAGCGGATCGGTGACATGGTCGCCGGTACGGTCGTCATCCGCGAGCGCCACCAGCCGATGGCGTCGCCGCCGCTGTTCGTCCCCGGCCACCTGGTGCAGTGGGCCCAGTCGCTGGAGCTCTCGCGCCTGTCCGACGACCTGGCCAACGCGGCCCGCGACTACCTCGCCCGCTACACCGAGCTCCTCCCCGGTCCGCAGATCGCCCTCGGCGAAGCCCTCGCCGCCAAGATGGCCGCCGTCACGGCCCCCGCACCGCCGGCCCCGATCATCGCGCCGGCGTACCTCTCCGCCATCCTCGCCGAACGCCGCCGCCGGGAACTCATCCGCCTCTCCACCCACCGGCCCACCCCCACCGGCCCCTTCGCCAACCCGTCCTACGCAATCCCCGCCGGGCCTTTCACCCCGCCGAGCCCCTACGGCCCCCAGGCCCCCATTCCCGCACCAGCCCCGTTCATCCCACCCCCACCGCCTCCGGGCCCCCGCCCAGCCACCGTGAACGCCCAAGGCTGGGCAACCCCCGGCAGCAACGAATCCCAGTGGTCCTGA
- a CDS encoding stage II sporulation protein M, with product MDVEAFVSVHQPQWDRLAYLTRRQRRLSGAEAEELVVLYQRVGTHLAALRAAGADPVSIGRLSGLIADARGAVTGAQAPVWRDISKYFLVSFPAALYASRRWWLTIGLLFYLVAAWTAWRVLAHPEVIDSVGTPDQIKQLVEHDFESYYSDNPAQDFALRVWINNATISAAVLALGILLVPSVFILWDNAVNLGLSAGLMIGHDRGGLFFSLITPHGLLELTAVFVATAAGLRLGWSWIVPGPRTRMQAIAQTGRATVGMAIGLAAVLLVTGLIEGFVTPFLPAPVRVTIGILAELAFFIYVWTLGRRAYRLGEYGDIDEADREASAPVSA from the coding sequence GTGGACGTCGAAGCGTTCGTATCGGTGCATCAGCCGCAGTGGGACCGCCTGGCCTACCTGACCCGCCGCCAGCGCCGGCTGTCCGGTGCGGAGGCCGAAGAGCTCGTAGTCCTCTACCAGCGCGTCGGCACGCACCTGGCCGCGCTCCGAGCCGCCGGCGCCGATCCGGTGTCGATCGGGCGCCTGTCCGGTCTGATCGCCGACGCCCGCGGTGCGGTGACCGGTGCGCAGGCTCCCGTCTGGCGCGACATCTCGAAGTACTTCCTGGTCAGCTTCCCGGCCGCGCTCTACGCGTCCAGACGCTGGTGGCTCACCATCGGCCTGCTGTTCTACCTGGTCGCGGCCTGGACCGCCTGGCGGGTCCTGGCCCACCCCGAGGTGATCGACTCCGTCGGTACGCCGGACCAGATCAAGCAACTGGTCGAGCACGACTTCGAGTCGTACTACTCGGACAACCCGGCGCAGGACTTCGCGCTCCGTGTCTGGATCAACAACGCGACCATCAGTGCCGCCGTACTCGCACTGGGCATCCTTCTGGTCCCGTCCGTCTTCATCCTCTGGGACAACGCAGTCAACCTCGGTCTGAGCGCCGGCCTGATGATCGGCCACGACCGCGGCGGCCTGTTCTTCAGCCTGATCACGCCGCACGGTCTGCTCGAACTGACCGCGGTATTCGTCGCGACCGCGGCAGGACTACGCCTCGGCTGGTCGTGGATCGTGCCTGGCCCCCGCACCCGTATGCAGGCCATCGCCCAGACCGGGCGCGCCACGGTCGGTATGGCGATCGGTCTGGCCGCAGTACTCCTCGTGACCGGTCTGATCGAGGGGTTCGTGACACCGTTCCTGCCGGCACCGGTCCGCGTGACGATCGGCATCCTCGCCGAGCTGGCGTTCTTCATCTATGTCTGGACTCTCGGTCGCCGTGCGTATCGTCTCGGTGAGTACGGCGACATCGACGAAGCGGATCGCGAAGCCAGCGCACCTGTCTCCGCCTGA